The Anabaena sp. PCC 7108 region GCAAATATTTGCATTAACTCCCGGTGCAACTTTACCCGGACCAATTAAAGTAATTCAAGACACTTGGGTATTAATTTTGTATCCTTTTTATGACAAAGGTGGCATTGATAAAGGATTGTTTTGGCAAATTTTTGCTAGTTTACAAAGAGTGGCAATTGGTTACTTTTTTGCTGCCGTAATTGGTATCAGTTTAGGAGTGGCAATTGGCATTAATAAAACACTATCTAAAGCTTTAGATCCTTTATTTCAGCTGTTAAGAACTGTACCACCTCTAGCATGGGTTCCCATTTCTTTAGCAGCATTACGACAAAACGAACCAGCAGCATTATTCGTAATTTTCATTACTGCTATTTGGCCAATTCTAATTAACACTGCGGTAGGAGTCAAAGAAATTCCCCAGGACTACACTAACGTTGCTAAAGTTCTGCAACTTTCCCAAAAGGATTATTTTCTAAATATCCTTATTCCTGCGGCTTTACCCTACATTTTCACAGGTTTAAGAATTGCCATTGGTTTAGCTTGGTTAGCGATTATTGCAGCAGAAATAGTCATGTCCGGTATTGTGGGAATTGGTTTCTTTATTTGGGATGCTTACCAAAACAATTACATCAGTGAAATTATTTTGGCACTAGTTTATATCGGTGTAGTTGGTTTGTTACTAGATAAAGGCATGGCTTGGTTACAAAATAAGATTTTGCCAGAACAAAAATAAATAACTCGTAATACCGCAACGTAATTTGTAATTAAGAAATTGCAATCACCAATCACCAATCACCAATCACCATGTCTGTATTTGTTGCTATTGATCAAATCGATAAAGTCTTTGAATTAACTGGTGGCGGTCAATATATCGCCCTCAAAGG contains the following coding sequences:
- the ntrB gene encoding nitrate ABC transporter permease; translation: MTLAQKRSVSPKLDNSFISWIKKQIPELVPPAIALGIFLALWQIFALTPGATLPGPIKVIQDTWVLILYPFYDKGGIDKGLFWQIFASLQRVAIGYFFAAVIGISLGVAIGINKTLSKALDPLFQLLRTVPPLAWVPISLAALRQNEPAALFVIFITAIWPILINTAVGVKEIPQDYTNVAKVLQLSQKDYFLNILIPAALPYIFTGLRIAIGLAWLAIIAAEIVMSGIVGIGFFIWDAYQNNYISEIILALVYIGVVGLLLDKGMAWLQNKILPEQK